One Lucilia cuprina isolate Lc7/37 chromosome 4, ASM2204524v1, whole genome shotgun sequence DNA segment encodes these proteins:
- the LOC111687900 gene encoding protein tramtrack, beta isoform isoform X2, translating into MKMASQRFCLRWNNHQSNLLSVFDQLLHAETFTDVTLAVDGQYLKAHKMVLSACSPYFNALFLNHPEKHPIVILKDVPYADMKSLLDFMYRGEVSVDQERLTAFLRVAESLRIKGLTEVNDDKPTNSEPTPQPPQLQRIQPYMVQQQQQRHKSHQTSAMNSSSHSGQNSSSQQHLQQQQQQQTLLSSALASMPKRKRGRPRKLSGSDDGDYDEFDGEMGDGKMCNDSYSGNDDGSDDNQRDSGNNDDLNESRDSVSPSKKSKQQQQMKDIRNQQQQEDNSTSDGNDSDNDDQMDTSYMEPQLMLDEYDEPVEFKFDPNASNSPSQQQQQQDNTMNQQARQQAFLLAAQQKHQQQLVEAAAAAAAAGGMKMSAVVGTGPMPGTVTLLNSMVSIPKLAPIVKQNKPKINKRVKLKQNGAGPDTKPFQASDYMDIISGNFMNSANAAAQAAKLKSALSASTGSLNINSPPPKTKLNTSCNSVVEGEGEGSVRDYCTKEGEHTYRCKVCSRVYTHISNFCRHYVTSHKRNVKVYPCPFCFKEFTRKDNMTAHVKIIHKIENPSSALAVVASGGTVALPAISASGSQNVSAASTPTPPDLNNQLSNQSGGMAGITLNTSTPVGSSASSVSSTPGALTVATPTTNATAVAQ; encoded by the exons ATGAAGATGGCTTCACAGAGATTTTGTTTACGATGGAACAACCATCAGAGTAATCTTTTATCGGTTTTCGATCAGCTGCTGCATGCAGAAACTTTTACCGATGTCACATTGGCCGTTGATGGTCAATATCTTAAAGCACACAAA ATGGTCCTCTCTGCCTGCAGTCCctattttaatgctttattcCTCAATCATCCCGAAAAACATCCAATTGTTATATTAAAAGATGTTCCATATGCCGATATGAAATCACTATTGGATTTCATGTATCGCGGTGAGGTGTCCGTTGATCAGGAACGTCTTACCGCCTTTTTACGGGTAGCCGAAAGTTTACGCATTAAAGGCTTAACAGAGGTTAACGATGATAAGCCCACAAATTCGGAACCCACACCCCAGCCTCCGCAATTGCAACGTATACAACCGTATATggtgcaacagcagcaacagcgtCATAAATCCCATCAAACATCAGCAATGAATAGCAGTAGTCATAGTGGACAAAATTCATCATCACAACAGCatttacagcaacaacagcaacagcaaacaTTGCTTAGCTCTGCCCTGGCATCAATGCCTAAGAGAAAACGTGGCAGGCCACGTAAACTATCGGGCAGTGATGATGGTGATTACGATGAATTCGATGGTGAAATGGGTGATGGTAAAATGTGCAATGATTCTTATTCCGGCAATGATGATGGTTCCGATGATAATCAAAGAGATTCTGGCAATAATGATGATTTAAAT gAAAGTCGCGATTCTGTCTCACCCTCTAAGaaatcaaaacaacaacaacaaatgaagGATATTAGaaatcaacagcaacaagaaGACAACAGCACTTCCG ATGGCAACGACAGCGATAATGATGATCAAATGGATACCTCATACATGGAACCACAATTGATGTTAGATGAATATGATGAACCGgttgaatttaaatttgatcCAAATGCCTCGAATTCCCCctcacaacagcaacaacaacaggacAACACTATGAATCAACAGGCCAGACAACAAGCTTTCCTCTTAGCTGCccaacaaaaacatcaacaacaattaGTAGAGGCCGCggcagcagcagctgctgccGGTGGCATGAAAATGTCGGCGGTGGTAGGAACTGGTCCTATGCCGGGTACTGTAACACTATTAAATTCAATGGTCAGTATACCGAAATTGGCACCAATTGTTAAGCAAAATAAGCCAAAGATAAATAAACGCGTTAAATTGAAGCAAAACGGTGCAGGTCCAGATACCAAG CCCTTCCAAGCCAGCGATTATATGGACATTATCTCCGGAAACTTTATGAACTCTGCCAATGCTGCCGCTCAAGCAGCTAAACTAAAATCAGCTCTTAGTGCCAGCACCGGCAGTCTAAATATCAACTCCCCACCACCAAAAACCAAGCTAAACACCTCTTGCAATTCTGTGGTAGAGGGTGAGGGCGAGGGCTCAGTACGCGACTACTGTACCAAAGAAGGTGAACACACGTATCGCTGTAAAGTCTGCTCTCGTGTCTACACACACATTAGCAATTTCTGTCGTCACTATGTAACCTCCCACAAACGTAATGTCAAAGTTTATCCCTGTCCCTTCTGTTTCAAAGAATTCACGCGAAAAGACAACATGACCGCCCACGTTAAAATCATACATAAAATTGAAAATCCATCTTCTGCCTTGGCGGTGGTAGCCTCTGGCGGTACGGTAGCTTTGCCGGCTATTTCGGCGTCGGGTTCACAAAACGTTAGTGCAGCTTCAACACCCACCCCACCTGATCTAAATAATCAGCTGTCGAATCAATCGGGTGGCATGGCGGGTATAACATTGAATACTTCAACACCGGTGGGGTCTTCAGCGTCATCGGTTAGTTCTACACCGGGAGCCTTAACAGTAGCTACACCCACCACTAATGCCACGGCGGTGGCGCAATGA